The genomic window AGGACGGCCGGGTCGAGGCCGCCTCCCCTGTCACCAATTCTGGCTGTCGTCCGTGAAGATTGCGGCGAGGGAAGGCGGAAGAGTCGATGAGAGATGCCGTCATCCGGCCGAGGTCGGCGCCGGACGGGGCCCCGATGCTCGGACGCCGGGGAACTGCGCGAGGCGGCGGCCAAATCGTCGCCCCGGTGTCGTCTATAGCCAGGGAGTCCCTGCGTGTCCGGGGGCGGGCCGGCGGACTGCGCGTCCGCGCCCCGGGGATTCCGCCCCGTTCGCGATGTCGCGTAAGCCAGCACCATGACGAACCCCGGGAGGGAGTGACGATGATCGAGCGGAGATCGTCCGCCAGGCGGAGCCGGCCGAGTGTGGAGCACCTGGAACTCCGGGCCCTCCTCAGCGCGGGGGGGCTGGACGCGACCTACGGCGGGACCGGGCAGGTGTTCACCAAGCCGAGCTACCCATTCTTCACCCAGGGGCTGGCGGTCCAGGCCGACCTGAAGACGGTCGTGGTCGGCACGGAGCTCTCCGCGATCAACGCGAATTATCCGTTCACCTCGTACCCGCGAAACACGGCGATCGTCCGCTACAACGCGAACGGCAGCCTGGATGCCTCGTTCGGCAGCGGCGGCACGGTGCTGCTGCCGACGAACTCGGTCGGGGGCCCGGCGCCGACGAATTTCCACCTGGTCTCGGTCGCGGTCCAGCCCGACGGCAAGCTCGTGGTGGCGACCAACACGACGACGTACACGTACACCGCCGCGACCAAGAAGGCCTCCGCGTCGTACACGATCACGAGCGCGAACATGGAGGTGTTCCGCCTCAACTCCGACGGCAGCCTGGACGGCACCTTCGGGGGCGGCGGCAAGGCGGTGATCGCGATCCCCGGGGCCTTCGAGGTCTCCGGCGGCGTCGCCCTGATGCCGGACGGCCGGATCGTCGTCGCCGGGACCAACCTGGCCAGCCACGCCGGGCTGACGTTCGCGGCCGCTCGCCTGACGAGCGGCGGCGCCCTCGACGCGACCTTCGGGGGCGGCAAGGGCTACGTGGGGCTGTCCACCGCGACGGCCTCGAGCCTGGGCGACGGCGTGTCCTCGCTGGGCGTGGACGCCTCCGGGAACGTCCTGGTGGGCGGGGGCGTGCAGAACGCGTCGGCGCCCACGTTCTCGTACCAGGTGGTGCGGTACACGTCGGCCGGCGTGCTGGACGCGTCGTTCGCCTCGCGGGGCGTCTTCTCGATGCCGGGATACGTGTTCAAGAACGTGGACGCCATCGCCTTCACGCCGGCCGGCAAGATCCTCCTCGGCATCCCCCTCCTGCAGCCGGCGAAGCCGGGGATCGTCCAGCTCAATGCCGACGGGACCGTCGACGCCGCGTTCGGCAACGGCGGCTCATTCGGCGTGCCCAACGCGATGTCGTACGACGGCCTGGCGGTCCAGCCCGACGGCAAGGTCTTGCTCTCGGTGTTGCCCCTGGACGCGAACGGCAACGTCAGCTCGGTCCAGGTGGATCGCCTCCTCCCCGGCGGGACGCTCGACCCGAGCTTCGGCGCCGCGGGCGTCTCCGCCTTCGCCCTGCCGCCGAACACGACCGGGTCGTTCGCGGTCGGGCTGGTGGTCGGCCCCGACGGCAAGATCACGGGGGGCCTTGCGGCCGAGGTGCCGTTGCAATTCGGTGAGGCGGCCTCGTTCCGGCTCCTGAACGACATCGCGTCGGGCGCGACGACGACGGCGACGCCCTCCGGCGGGCCCTCCGCCTCGTCGACGTCGCCGGTGCAAGCCCTCGACCCCGGCGCCCTCTTCGGCACGCCGACGCCCGGCGGTCGACGCAGGAAGCCCGCGGCGATAGCATGAGTCCGGTCGCGTCGGCGTGAGTGGAGCGGGATCGTGCCGGGTGGATCGGCCGGTCCGCGGGGGGAGGCTGAGTCGATGGCGGTGCCCGACCCGGTGCCCGAGACGCTGCTGGAGGCCGCACGCGGCCTGGACGCGACAGCCCGGGGCGTGCTCCTGGAGCGCTATCGCAACTACCTCCGCCTGATGGCCCGCTCGATCTCCGACGGCCCGTTGCGGGCGCGGCTGGACCCGTCGGACATCGTCCAGGAGGCGTTCCTCAAGGCCCATCGCGAGTTCGACGGCTTCGCCGGGCGGACCGAGCCGGAGCTCGTCGCCTGGCTGCGGCAGATCCTCGTCCGGACGATGGCCGACCAGGCCAAGCACCATCGGCGGCAGGGCCGCGACCCCCGCCGGCAGCAGTCGCTGGAGGCGGCACTGGACCGATCCAGCGCCGCGATCCATCGCGCGCTGACGGCCCCGCTGACCACGCCGAGCTCTCACTTGCAGCGCCGGGAGCGGGCGGTTTTGCTCGCGGATGCCCTGGAAAAATTGCCCCCGGACTATCGCGAGGTGTTCATCCTCCGTAGCCTGGAGCACATCCCCGTCGAGGAGATCGCCGCGCGGATGGGCCGTTCGGCCAACGCCGTGTACAAGCTTTGGTTCCGCGCCATGGCGTCCCTGAAGGGGGAGCTGGAGGGGCTCTCGTGACCCGGGAACGGGAAGCCGCGTCTTCGAACGGCCGCGCGGCCGACGAGGCCGACTCGCTGGAGGCGGAGGCCGGGCGGATCTTCGACGCCTACCTCGCGGCCGTGGAGGCCGGCCGCGTGCCCGACCCGGAGGGGCTGATCGCCGCGCACCCCCACCTGGCCGACCGGCTGCGGGCCTGCCTGGACGTGACGCGCTGGGCGGGGGGCTGGGGTGAAGGCCGGCCGAGTCTCGCGGGGATGGTGATGGGCGACTTTCAGATCGTCCGCGAGATCGGCCGGGGGGGCATGGGGGTCGTCTATGAGGCGGCGCAGCTCTCGCTGGGCCGTCGGGTCGCCCTGAAGGTCCTGCCGACGTCGTCGGCGATCGATCCCAAGCGGTTCCGCCGGTTCCAGGTGGAGTCGCAGGCGGCGGCGAGCCTGCACCATCCGCACATCGTGCCGGTGTTCAGCAGCGGCAGCGAGCGGGGCATCTACTACTACGCGATGCAGCTCATCGAGGGGCAGGACCTCGGCGAGATGATCCGCGGCCTGCGGCGGCTGAAAGACGAGGGGGCGCCGGCGCCGGCCGGTGCCCTGCCCGGGGGGCGGGCGTATTTCGAGATGGTCGCCCGGCTGAGCATCCAGGCGGCCGACGCCCTCGAGCATGCCCATTCCCTCGGGGTCATCCACCGGGACATCAAGCCGGCGAACCTGCTGGTCGACGCCCGCGGCGAGCTCTGGGTCGCGGACTTCGGCCTGGCCCAGGTGCTCTCCGGAGACGGCGTGACCTCGACCGGGGACGTGCTCGGCACGATCCGCTACATGAGCCCCGAGCGGATCCGGGACGACCGGGCGGCCGTGGATCACCGCAGCGACGTCTACTCGCTGGGCGTGACCCTGTACGAGCTGCTGACGCTGAGCCCGGCCCACGAGGGGGCCGATCCCGCGGCGCTGGCCGCCCGGATCGTCGGCATGGACCCGAGGCCCCCGCGGAGGGTGAACCCGGCCATCCCCCGCGACCTGGAGACCATCGTCCTGAAGGCGATGGCCCGCGACGCGCGGGCTCGGTACGCCTCGGCCTCCGCGATGGCCGACGACCTGCGGCGGTTCCTCGAGCACCGGCCGATCCGTGCCCGCCGCCGGGGCGTCTGGCATGCCCTCTCGAAGCAGGCCCGCCGGCATCGCGTGGCCGTCGGCGTGGCCGCCGTCACGCTCGTCATCGCCGCCGTCGCCGGCGGCATGGCGTGGAGGAACCGACGCCGCAGCGAGCAGCTCGGCGTGATCAATGCGGAGCTGAGGCGGGCCGATCGGCGGCGGCGCTTCGTCGAGGACACCCAGCTCGCGGCCCACCTCGTCCGCGTCGGCTCGATGGACGAGGCTCGAGCGGCCCTGGCCAGGCAGGTCCCCCCGGCGGGCGAGGAGGACCTGCGCACCTTCCCCTGGTTCAACCTCTCGCGGGCATGCAACGGCCAGCCGGCCATGATGGCGGCGAGCGGCGAGTCCGGGCCCAGGGCGATCAACCACGTGAGCCTGTCGCCTCGCGGCGACGCGATCGTGACCGCGGGGGCGGACGGGCTCGTCCGCTTCCAGGACGCCGCGACGGGACGCCCCTTGCGAACACTCCGCGGCCACGATTACGGCGTCAACGACGTCTGCTTCTCCCCGGATGGGAAGGCGGTCGCGACGGCCGGCGATGACGGGACGGTCCGGCTCTGGCGGCTCGACCGCGACGCCCCGCCGGTCACGATCGGCCGCCACGACCGCAGGCCGGGCGAGAGCTGGGTCAACGGCGTCGCCTTCACGCCCGACGGCCGCCGCCTGATCTCCGGGGCCCGCGACGGCATCGTCTCATCGTGGGAGGTGGCCACGGGCCGGAGGCTGGCGTCGTTCGGGGACGGGAAGACCATGGTGCTCGGCGTGGACCTCTCCCCCGACGGCGAGACGCTGGCCGTCGCGGCCGGGGCGAAGGTCCTCCTC from Aquisphaera giovannonii includes these protein-coding regions:
- a CDS encoding NHL repeat-containing protein, which codes for MIERRSSARRSRPSVEHLELRALLSAGGLDATYGGTGQVFTKPSYPFFTQGLAVQADLKTVVVGTELSAINANYPFTSYPRNTAIVRYNANGSLDASFGSGGTVLLPTNSVGGPAPTNFHLVSVAVQPDGKLVVATNTTTYTYTAATKKASASYTITSANMEVFRLNSDGSLDGTFGGGGKAVIAIPGAFEVSGGVALMPDGRIVVAGTNLASHAGLTFAAARLTSGGALDATFGGGKGYVGLSTATASSLGDGVSSLGVDASGNVLVGGGVQNASAPTFSYQVVRYTSAGVLDASFASRGVFSMPGYVFKNVDAIAFTPAGKILLGIPLLQPAKPGIVQLNADGTVDAAFGNGGSFGVPNAMSYDGLAVQPDGKVLLSVLPLDANGNVSSVQVDRLLPGGTLDPSFGAAGVSAFALPPNTTGSFAVGLVVGPDGKITGGLAAEVPLQFGEAASFRLLNDIASGATTTATPSGGPSASSTSPVQALDPGALFGTPTPGGRRRKPAAIA
- a CDS encoding WD40 repeat domain-containing serine/threonine-protein kinase, with translation MTREREAASSNGRAADEADSLEAEAGRIFDAYLAAVEAGRVPDPEGLIAAHPHLADRLRACLDVTRWAGGWGEGRPSLAGMVMGDFQIVREIGRGGMGVVYEAAQLSLGRRVALKVLPTSSAIDPKRFRRFQVESQAAASLHHPHIVPVFSSGSERGIYYYAMQLIEGQDLGEMIRGLRRLKDEGAPAPAGALPGGRAYFEMVARLSIQAADALEHAHSLGVIHRDIKPANLLVDARGELWVADFGLAQVLSGDGVTSTGDVLGTIRYMSPERIRDDRAAVDHRSDVYSLGVTLYELLTLSPAHEGADPAALAARIVGMDPRPPRRVNPAIPRDLETIVLKAMARDARARYASASAMADDLRRFLEHRPIRARRRGVWHALSKQARRHRVAVGVAAVTLVIAAVAGGMAWRNRRRSEQLGVINAELRRADRRRRFVEDTQLAAHLVRVGSMDEARAALARQVPPAGEEDLRTFPWFNLSRACNGQPAMMAASGESGPRAINHVSLSPRGDAIVTAGADGLVRFQDAATGRPLRTLRGHDYGVNDVCFSPDGKAVATAGDDGTVRLWRLDRDAPPVTIGRHDRRPGESWVNGVAFTPDGRRLISGARDGIVSSWEVATGRRLASFGDGKTMVLGVDLSPDGETLAVAAGAKVLLLEAATLRVVKALEGHLSGIQGVAFSHDGRRVASAGTDRLVIVWDVVRGKAVATCRGHASGVQCAAFSPDDLTLASSGDDGIARLWDPNTGHVLREFRGEMTRLWCVAFTPDGRTLLAGGDDGRVRRWDVAVAQDRRAIVLPRFAITTLVVPAGTGRLYAGGLAYGPTRGRAAILCWDLESGDLLEERHIEAAPRAYGVCLSDDARTFSLPETGGVIALGDVATGRVTRRSTDAGPPGHSLGTQAMFGGLVATIDFGGDPLAKTILWDPSDGRIFRLPRDCRVLARVPGGEDFLVTAGPDLLRGDPALGHFTRVADGSPTLAKYSHDGRLVVDVHHDVTLRLADAATFERRSSFLGHVDEVKDLDFSPDDRVLASADDGGTVILWDVASGQPLATYPPLVTSPDDNVAFIRFSPDGRFLVGARRLEKEGWSEIVIWPADPLAGPGR
- a CDS encoding sigma-70 family RNA polymerase sigma factor; the protein is MAVPDPVPETLLEAARGLDATARGVLLERYRNYLRLMARSISDGPLRARLDPSDIVQEAFLKAHREFDGFAGRTEPELVAWLRQILVRTMADQAKHHRRQGRDPRRQQSLEAALDRSSAAIHRALTAPLTTPSSHLQRRERAVLLADALEKLPPDYREVFILRSLEHIPVEEIAARMGRSANAVYKLWFRAMASLKGELEGLS